Genomic window (Takifugu rubripes chromosome 1, fTakRub1.2, whole genome shotgun sequence):
taatggcaaaaaaaaaaaggcttctgaCAGCCACTGAAGTCGACATGAATGGGGTCTGTATTTCAGTCCTGGCACTTATGCTGTTGTAAGCAGATGTTAATGGCTTTGTTAATGTCCTCTTAGTCTTCTGTGAGCCTCATGCATCCAAGAGCATGAAATACAGAGCCAGAAACCTTAGTGAAAGATGTTTCCATGACGATGTTTGACACTGTCAGAGATGGGAAAGATTATAAATATGATATTGACACCAGATGAAAAAGGCCAAACTGTGTGCCTGAAGCAAATTTAATATCCAAACATGGCTGCTCACGCATGGATCATTTGCAAGTTCCAATACAAGATGATTTTATGTGTTGATATGTGGAGGCAAGAGAGAAAAAGGATATAAACCCACCACATAGAAGCGTTTCTGCACAAATTCTTGCTACAGTTCAGCCCCTATTGCCTCTGCTTTAATTTAATATCTAGTTATTTTACTCCATTGTATGGGTTTTATTGAGGTTGTGCCGGCTTTATCACCCCGATCTCACCCAGAAGTGAAGGTCAGGCGAAGGCAGAATGCTTCTGTTTATTGGTTTCCATTGAACCAGACTGATTTGGATATCTGCTCTTGATATTAAGTTCTTTCATAGTATTTTGTCCAATCCGGATATTGTTTAACACCACATTGAGATACTCGCTGTGTATTTACTGTtgaattaaatattcttcaTCACTTTTGCAATATCCTCTCTGTAGGCTCATACGGGATGTGAGAATCCGTTCAAATGCACCAGTGAATTTTCACCAGACTATCTTAAAGTCGGGGTGTACATAACATAGATTTAATCAGTGATCTTCCATACAAATCTAATTTCAGATAATTTTATGTTTCATCTCCAGTCAAACAGAAATCCCAAAACCATGAGAAACTTCAGGTTAACCAAGGAATAAAAGAATAGAATGATAGAAAACTATTTACTTTGGGATTAATATAGGATGACAATGCTGTAACTTTTTacttattttgatgttttaattatttaaccATTTTTAGGTGTTTTGAGAGATGTGTGAGCTGAGAAGTTACACTGAAATTGCAACTAAATTGTAACTAAAACcagctttattttaaacaacAGGACTGATAACAGTGAGCAGCATTAGCTCACTCTGTAGCAGACTGGGCACAGAGTCCAAGGGTTTATGATTCAAGCTGTGGTTGCAGACCAAATATAGGGAAAATAGCTAGTGGCCTGCCCtgctcttgagcaaggcaccaaatgCTGTCCAAATACTGTCAGAGGTTGCTGACCTTTACTGGAATGACTGTGTAAAgaaaacagagtaaaaactgtTATTTCCTGTCATTCTTCTCCAAtacactgttgttgttgttgttgttatagcTATAGAATAGTCACTGTAGTTATAATTCTTCTAAAGATAAGGAATATATGTTGTTTaaaccacagaacaacaatTAAACACAAAATAACATTTACCAATGCCCATATTCACCATTAAAATGTACATGTAACATGTGCTTACTAACATGTACAGTAGAAGTATGTTATTACATTATTAACTAAGCTATAACTAGCTGTAACCCAGCAATTACTGCTACCTTTGGGAAGTTATTAGACAAGAATTAGCATCTTAATATGCTTTGCAGGTAACACTTTAGAGTAGAGTGCTCAGAATTAACCAATTAAGAGAATAATGAAGCTTTATTAATCATGAAAAAGCACTTATAGTGCCCAAATTATAGTAGCTTATtgtaaatgtatattttccGTCTACTTCGTTACATTTGCCACGCAGATATCGCCAGTTTGAGGGACGTACTCTGACGTCACACGTCGGCCGACGAAATATGATGCTGCGAGTCCACGTGGTGCGTTTGTTTACTTCTTCCAGGAAGGTTGGAAGTACATCTGGAAAGctgaggggggtgaggggggttcGTAAAATTGCTGCCAGTGACATTACTCAGCGTTTAAAAGGGACGCGGAGCGCCGGGGGGAAATGATAATGTCGGGCTgatcttccccctcctcagcgTTTTGTTCCCTCGTGAAAGGCTCCTTTAACAGCGCGAGACCTGAACAGTACGTATGTTTTTGTGTCGGCTCGTGCTACTTCGCTCTTTGTTCTCTGCTCGGTTCAAACTCGGGAACAGTTGGCGTGTGTGGGGCGCATTCAAAACACGCACGTTGAAGAATGACCCTGGTATCCACCGCTGTTAAAATCAAACACATTTCACCTCCAAACACTGTTTTGCGTCAAGTTTTTCGACTTGTTGAGTGTTTCTGTTGGTAGTAACATTATTATTAGATAGTAATAAAAAAATAGTGCCCTGCATGACGTCAAACAGTCCAGAAATAGTCGTCTATTCAAGTCCAGCCGCATGATGTTATTgtatttgtttctcttttttgcgGAAGGATTCCCAGTGAAATATTCCAGACACTGAAATGCCTCAGATGGGAAGCCTCTTTTTTCCTCGCAGCCCAGGCTCTTCAGAAAGTGCTCAATGCCAGAGCTCGCACAGGATGCAAACACTTTCTGATTTTATAAATCGTGTCAGGTAAATATCCAAACATACAGAAAGCACGTTGCTCTTTTCAAGAAAAACTTTGAATGTTTGAAGCTTTAAATTCTAATAAACCTGCAGAATGCTGAGTGGGTGTTTTCCCTATAGCTCAAGGATATatctaaaatataaatattgaaCTGAATGCAGTTCAAATAAATTCAAATATTGATCTGGTAGTAACCTAGAAACATATGCTGCAACTTAGTGGTCCATTTATCTTTTATCTCATATTTATAGGgcacatttttgtgtttttatttgtaggAGACTTGCTGGGCTAAGAAAGGAAGATATTTATCATAACTTGCGAATCCCTGACCAGTTTCAAACCGCCAAAGATGACATCAACATTGTCATCCTCACAGGTTGGTGTGTGCAACAACAACTATTTGGTTTAAGATGATAACAATGATGGATGCTGAAATTGTATTAAATGATACAAATGTATCAGTACCATTTAGTCCCTTGCAGTAAAGTGGTTTGTTTCTTTAAGGTCATGGGGTATTCTGCATAGATGTTAAACACTGGAGAGGCACAGTTTCTGCTCACAATCAAAACTGGCATGTTCAGGTGAAGGAAGAGGACCAACATTTTACCAACACCTGCATTGAACAGATTGAAGATCCCATCAAAGCTCTCATGGTAATTAAAATGCACACAGTGATATCGTTACGATCTGCAATGTTGAGATGCGATTGTGATAAACCCAAATGTCAAATGCTCCCGCACACTTTTGTTCAAGGTCTGTTTGGGTGTCCGGCGCAAACTCCCCCGGGGTTAAGAGATTCTGAGTCATTGTTACAATTTATATGGAAATTTCAAACACTACAGCCGGCCTTTCTAAACTTCGTAAGTGCCCGCTCTTCATTCGAAAGGCTTTAATTATGTTCATGGAAGGTTGGAGGGGGTTAAAACAGGCAGGTGCCTAAACACAGCTGTCACCTTATGCGCCCGAGTCTGCAAGTACAAATTAATTTCCATCTCTATTAAATGGGCTTGTTTGGGCTAGGAGCACAACCAGAAGCTCTAATGGCATAGACTCACTCATGATCCAACACAATATCACTAATTCTTCTCCTCCAGACCAAGACGGCCAACCTATCTGGGCATCTGAAGAGAAACGGAGTGTCTTTGCGTGAAAGCCTCTTCTTCACCAGGGTTGTCTTCCTCTCTCCGGAGTGTGAGCTGAATGAGGAGCTGAGAAAAAGAAAGGAGCTGGTCACCTTTGAGCAGATAGATGACTTCCTCAGATCTTTCAGGGAGGGCTACATAGCCTGGATATCAGATGCACTGATACCCTCGTGGATCTCTGGTCAGCATTTCCTTCAAATATATGATCCACATCAGTACCAGGAAATCATTTGATGCTCTTAATGCATGTGGAAACATAATAGGGATTTTAATATAAGTTTTGTGGATCCTTCCTTAATGTTGTTGTCGTTTGCCCCCCGCAGGTCATTTTTCGTACAGGCAGATGGAGTCCGTGCGGGAGGTCCTGGGAAAGGTGGGGACGTGGGATCTGGtgcggctgcactgtggcgaaCAGCTGAAAGGCGATTATCGAGGCTGTCAGTACATCGCTCTcaacagacaggagacagacacgCTAGAGTTTTCCCGGGCTAAGATGCTGTCCTCTAATTCATTGTGGGCCTTGCTGGGACACCCTCCTCAGGTCAGTCTGCATCGCTGGCTCTGACATTTGGTACCAGAAATACACTCTCCTAAACATATCGTTtaggaccagcagggggcagcagtaCTGTGCAGCTCATCACATGATCTtggaactaaaaaaaacaaacaagccaaGATGCaggaaaaaatggattttgttGAAAACTGAAATGAGAGTAATCTGACTGCTATTTCAGTTATTTGAAAGCAGTTAAAGGAACATATGGATGGTTCATTTCTGTATAGGACACCAGGGAAGTCcaactttttaaatatttaatattttaaattacCCACTAGCTGCCGCTGCTTTCTTCATCATCTTAAGTTAGTAAATCATCATTACTGCCTACACACAGAGCTTATCGGCATATTTTAATGCAATTGTCTAGTCAAAAAAGCACTCATTCTCAGATCagtctttaaaatatttattcatttagaaTTTAGACCCTTCCCTCAAGAATCCATTAACAATTTCACACCGAGCCACGGCACCCAAACATTCTGGGTTTTCCTTACAGTCTGCACTCACGCTTCCCCCAACACCAGAACCCAGACTGTATATGTTCTCCCCTCtcgcctgcagctgctgtgtaTTTGATACATGACCCAGCAATCATTAGACAGTCTCCAGTGGGCCCTTTCCTTGCCCGAGGGGACAGAGGCAAGGCAactaaatatattatttttcaGGGAAATATTTGTAAATGGAGGCGGGGGGGCATTTCCCCATATTTGACAGAGGATTGTGACATGTGGTAAATAGAGTAAATATTCTCCTGCGGTTTAAACACAATAGACAGGCCTCTTCATTTGTCTTCTATTAtcaaatccttaaaaaaaagatgtatcTCCAGATTCTACCAGGAAGCTTTGTTTCTGCCATTTCACTTGCACCCCATTATTAATAAGAATATATGTAAAGGTTGCTTCTTGGGAGTCCAGGATTGTGAATAAACGGGGTCTTTGCtagtgtgcagcagctgctaGCTTTAGGGGTGGCACAGAAACTTGAGATCTCCCCCAGGCACATTTCAGAGCTCAGGAGTAATTCATCCTTTTAATTTGTGACTTGTAAACACTCCAAGCAGAAGATCTTAGATATGAACTGcactttctgttgtttttgtgtacAAAGGGGCACCAGATGTAGTAACAAAGCCACCAAAGCTTTAGGTGTGTTTTCTGGGGGCTCAGTCAATTACTCTGCAGAGAATGGGACGTCTTCATGTCCCCAAAGTGGAGAATGATTGAGTGGAGTGGCTGTAATTTATTAATTATGGACTATATTCTTAGACCGCTGCTCTGGCTTCATTCAATTTCTATGGATTGAGGGGtaattactgtgtgtgtgtctgcatgcgagtgtgtgtgtgtgtgtgtgagagagagagagggagagacagagagagaaatagaCAGAGACTGAAAGAGTCAAAGACCTATTCCTGTCATAATTTCAAGTGTGGGTTATTTATTTAGCTCGCCATCATGTCGTCTCCTgatgttttgctgttttcttcaggCTTTTATCACAGTTTTAATAATGAGCTTTATGAGGGAGCAGCAATGAAATGTAGCCCTAGTGTTCTTAGTCCCATTTACCATGTGGAGTATCTGCTAATTGCATAGTTGAGACATAACACTGGAGTTCCTTCGGGTGTAACTTGACTACACCTACCTGTCAGCTGAttaacacaaacagcagagTGCACCCAGCAAAAAGGCTGCAAATTCACAGACAACATCCCAGATAGGGAATAATCCAGCACTGGTTACCAGAGCTACATCTTCCCCTCCTCACTCGCTAGAGCTTGTTAATTTACCCTTGCTCTGGCATTCCTCTCCATTTGGCCATCTCCCGGGCGTCACAGAGCAGTAATGCAGATGCTGGTGCAACAGCGAGGGGAGACATCAAGCGCTTTGTGGCGATAATAAATGGAGGCACACAAAAGGGCCAGGAGCCGCCCATTGACAAAGGCTGCAAAATCTAAATAGGTGATATTAGCAGTCGCTGTGGCTGCACCGTCTCTTTTTGCTCTTGAAACCTCAAAGAAAAGCATATATAAAGAACTTCATGTGCTCACTTTAAAATCAGACGACACTAAAGGACCCGACGTCTGAATCCTCTGAACACACGAGTCGATTCGCTGCAGTGAGACATGTAAGACATTTAGGTTTGGGTGTGATTGAAGTATCAACTGGAGACAGCAATTTTTTTGCAGCAATTATGTATTTGAATTAGATATTAATTGGTGATTTAATGTAAACTAGTACGCATCACCACAAACAGGCGGAGTTGGTTTGTTATTCCGTTAAAAACTTGATCTAACATTGCAGAAGACAACAAAGTGATCGTAAAAACACTTTTTGCAGGTGCCAACGTCCTTATTTGCGCGggctttaaataaaataatggcAATCGAAATGTAATTCTAAATAGCCGCCGTGTTTTCTGTAGTGTTCAGTGTTCTTTGGGTTCCACGATTTGAGGACGAGCTCAAATTTCCTGCAAAAGTTTTCTGTGGTTTATTCCAGGGAGGAGCCCGTATGAGTtgtgaccccccaccccagtaaaaaatgaaaacagcagcgAAATTACCAGGATCTTTAGCTTTCTGTAATTGCAGCCTTGCTCTCGAAAAAGGAAACTGGAATTGGAAATAATTTGCAGCAGAGTGCGTGTAGGAAGCGGCAGAGGAAAGCTAACCATGCAATTACGCACGAGAAGAGTGCTGCAGGACCACAAGTGTGTGTAATGAACTAGCGAAGACGCCAACACTCACATGGTGGAAGGCAGTGATAAAAGCTGCCTTCCGAGAGCCCGTGATTAAACCTGGTAAAAATCTATTTTTCCCTTTCGTCCACTCAGTCCCCGTGAAGAGTCCTGTGGAGAGATTGCGCATGTCAATTTAAAGATGACTCCACGCGTTTCCTCAAAATTCCTCATCCGGCATGCAACACCAGTCATTTTAGAGGGTTCTTCAAGTGCTCTTTTGTTAATTTAGTTAAACACCAACCAGCGTAGATCATGTTTTACTCATTCCTACTTGAAACAGGTCGAGACTGAGCTTCAGCACATTTGAATACACGCTGAAAACTAAAGCTCCCCGCCATTAATATTCATTTCCAAATGATGTCTCTGGATGTAGGGCCAGTGGTGCTTGGAAAAGACAGGAAATTATCcacaataaaggcaaataatcCAACAGAAAGTAGCACGCGCTTCCCAACAAAGGATTTTTCCAGTTATTTGTTCTTAAATTTCAAGAAAAGCTTCTCACACATTAACAAAATATCCCACTTTAAATCAAATTTGGGGTTTTTGTAACCCCCTTAAGGTATTGTTCATTATTCAAAACCATAGAGGCCACAGTAGCTATTGCCAGGTTTTTCCACCGTATTACAGTAAAATCTCATGTAGTCCTGCTAAATAATGATATTCCTGGGTTTCTTTTCTTGTCATTTTAATAATCCGCTGATTGAAATGCTGAAAACTGGCCAGAATGTTGATTCCATCTCATTCCCTATTTGTTTTTAGGGTTCAGGATATTACTGCGATCCCCTACTAAGATACGATCAACAGGGATTTGAGAATAATGAAGAGCCGGAGTGGAGCAGAGACACTTAATTACAGTTTCAAAAGCCATTCTCATTAATTGAGGACCACAAAGGTAGTGAAGTTGACTGAAtggcagcatttttttttgctcccttCCCCTCGAGGTTCAGATGATTGGCAAGTTTTCTGTAATTGATGCAGGTCTCGGACATTTAATAGAGCTTATTTTGTCTGAGCTGACTGATCTCAGCCCATTTCCTCTGACCACCTGTGAGCAGACTATTGTTCTTTTAATGTGAAGACTAATACGCCGCGCATCCAGACAGCGTTTGGCCGCTACGGGCAGCAGATACAGGACATAATTGACAGACCTGCCATCTGTTACAGTTATGTGAAATTATGGATAAACTAGTTAACAGACACTTTGGCCCATTGTCTGTTGTTTTGATAATCACCCTTAATAACGGACGGCATCAATATGGTCTTTAAACCTAATTTGGGAGTTAATGGAGTCAGATGGGGGCGGTCAGTGTATGCTCTGTGGGTAATGCTGTTAGAGATGTTTGTAAAGAGCAAATTAAATCAATCAT
Coding sequences:
- the LOC105418289 gene encoding uncharacterized protein, with the translated sequence MPQMGSLFFPRSPGSSESAQCQSSHRMQTLSDFINRVRRLAGLRKEDIYHNLRIPDQFQTAKDDINIVILTGHGVFCIDVKHWRGTVSAHNQNWHVQVKEEDQHFTNTCIEQIEDPIKALMTKTANLSGHLKRNGVSLRESLFFTRVVFLSPECELNEELRKRKELVTFEQIDDFLRSFREGYIAWISDALIPSWISGHFSYRQMESVREVLGKVGTWDLVRLHCGEQLKGDYRGCQYIALNRQETDTLEFSRAKMLSSNSLWALLGHPPQVTVKLYRRGSRGWLGKSINATATIPSNTFVIFRISGEEADTKIPADTIHSVTLSM